A single region of the Gasterosteus aculeatus chromosome 1, fGasAcu3.hap1.1, whole genome shotgun sequence genome encodes:
- the LOC120833471 gene encoding nesprin-2 isoform X1, translating into MPGDPPDASPLEHIGDERGMEGFVDRSDSPSLPPPYPLELIGEEEPEGCGQLERRWVLWQEFMTSHAQLDAWLLVAEQAVGAPPPTHVAYATAREEIRKFERLRCEARSRLVQLDRMTQRNRTLTRLFQGAMQARLLGSVRDCGQRWDNVNTKLESITGRLKVLVSEWEGFEAEREELALWLAELDVRLTKVDHLTGNTCEKLRHLESFQQSVCENSRRVNVLLQRGEALIQSSEATDARQVEGRLLELLRSCSLVYSNIAQTHTRLLSMRLVFEDDWILSQATDSGCPSETLLEEEGALDMADLDLPAFPNRPKSYPTFSSVRLRPPPPPSPSSPTHEHLGLEWDPSVDIGHSVSHDEADSLYFSASAALSHDDGVKRLSYLSLVDSLDDGNDITNQEADLRWLGQTHPSVPSPVATQGGEIRPNGELWATSTPDKLDGESVGFDGRRVRAWLGVQGPAPPGSTTSSSKAVQTDVECHHRVAPNQLAFHVKNTQLFSGPTPSPSHDLNSSSHWVKLQCGSPEQSVKAEEEQPCWEEVERRLSKQSVTPSSRPPSALPPPAPLCLLLAAALALLAGLIWLIVEPAYHCSSRAPRGFHLALRYVNGPPPT; encoded by the exons ATGCCTGGAGACCCACCCGACGCGTCGCCTTTAGAGCACATTGGTGATGAGAGGGGTATGGAGGGGTTTGTGGATCGGTCCGATTCTCCTTCACTCCCCCCTCCATATCCCCTGGAACTAATTGGGGAGGAAGAACCTGAGGGATGTGGACA ACTGGAGAGGCGGTGGGTCCTTTGGCAGGAGTTTATGACATCACACGCCCAACTGGACGCCTGGCTACTGGTCGCTGAGCAGGCAGTCGgtgcccctccccccacccatgTTGCCTACGCCACTGCCAGGGAAGAAATCAGAAAGTTTGAG AGGCTGCGATGCGAGGCCAGGTCTCGGCTCGTTCAGTTGGACCGTATGACCCAGAGGAACAGAACGCTGACTCGGCTGTTTCAGGGCGCCATGCAGGCCCGGCTTCTGGGGTCAGTTAGGGATTGTGGGCAACGATGGGACAACGTGAACACCAAACTGGAATCCATCACTGGACGATTGAAG GTCCTTGTCTCAGAGTGGGAGGGATTtgaagcagagagggaggagcttgCTCTCTGGTTGGCTGAGCTTGACGTCCGTCTGACCAAGGTGGATCACCTGACAGGAAACACCTGCGAAAAGTTGAGGCACCTAGAG tccttccagcagagtgtgtgtgagaactcGCGCCGTGTGAACGTCCTGCTGCAGCGCGGCGAGGCCTTGATCCAGAGCAGCGAAGCGACTGATGCTCGGCAGGTGGAGGGtcgcctgctggagctgctgcggaGCTGCAGCCTTGTCTACAGCAAcatcgcacagacacacacgcgacTGCTTAGCATGAgactg gTGTTTGAGGATGACTGGATTCTGTCTCAGGCTACAGACTCTGGTTGTCCTTCAGAGACTCTATTAGAGGAAGAGGGAGCACTTGACATGGCCGACCTCGACCTCCCTGCTTTTCCAAACCGCCCAAAAT CTTACCCCACCTTCTCCTCAGTTCgacttcgtcctcctcctcctccgtcccctaGCTCTCCCACCCATGAGCACCTGGGGCTGGAGTGGGACCCCTCCGTCGATATCggacattctgtctcccacgaCGAAGCCGACTCCTTGTATTTCAGTGCCAGCGCGG ctcttTCTCACGACGATGGTGTGAAGAGGTTGAGCTACCTCAGCTTGGTCGACTCTCTTGATGATGGCAATGACATCACCAATCAGGAAGCAGATCTG AGATGGCTTGGCCAAACCCACCCCAGCGTCCCCTCGCCTGTAGCCACCCAGGGGGGCGAAATTCGGCCAAACGGAGAACTGTGGGCGACCTCGACTCCTGACAAACTGGATGGTGAATCAGTTGGCTTTGACGGCAGGCGTGTGAGGGCGTGGCTCGGTGTCCAGGGCCCCGCCCCTCCAGGGAGTACAACTTCCTCTTCAAAAGCAGTTCAGACTGACGTGGAG TGTCACCACAGAGTAGCACCCAACCAGCTGGCTTTTCATGTCAAGAACACACAACTCTTTTCTGGGCCCACTCCTTCGCCATCACATGACCTAAATTCCTCCTCTCATTGGGTGAAGCTCCAATGCGGATCACCGGAACAGAGCGTAAAG GCTGAAGAGGAGCAGCCCTGTTGGGAGGAAGTTGAGCGTCGTCTCTCCAAACAAAG TGTGACCCCCAGCAGCAGGCCTCCCTCTGCcctgccccccccggcccccctctgcctcctcctggcTGCAGCTCTGGCTCTGCTGGCCGGTCTGATCTGGCTCATCGTGGAGCCGGCGTatcactgcagcagcagggcgCCTCGGGGCTTCCACCTGGCTCTAAGGTACGTCAACGGACCCCCGCCTACATGA
- the LOC120833471 gene encoding nesprin-2 isoform X2 codes for MPGDPPDASPLEHIGDERGMEGFVDRSDSPSLPPPYPLELIGEEEPEGCGQLERRWVLWQEFMTSHAQLDAWLLVAEQAVGAPPPTHVAYATAREEIRKFERLRCEARSRLVQLDRMTQRNRTLTRLFQGAMQARLLGSVRDCGQRWDNVNTKLESITGRLKVLVSEWEGFEAEREELALWLAELDVRLTKVDHLTGNTCEKLRHLESFQQSVCENSRRVNVLLQRGEALIQSSEATDARQVEGRLLELLRSCSLVYSNIAQTHTRLLSMRLVFEDDWILSQATDSGCPSETLLEEEGALDMADLDLPAFPNRPKFRLRPPPPPSPSSPTHEHLGLEWDPSVDIGHSVSHDEADSLYFSASAALSHDDGVKRLSYLSLVDSLDDGNDITNQEADLRWLGQTHPSVPSPVATQGGEIRPNGELWATSTPDKLDGESVGFDGRRVRAWLGVQGPAPPGSTTSSSKAVQTDVECHHRVAPNQLAFHVKNTQLFSGPTPSPSHDLNSSSHWVKLQCGSPEQSVKAEEEQPCWEEVERRLSKQSVTPSSRPPSALPPPAPLCLLLAAALALLAGLIWLIVEPAYHCSSRAPRGFHLALRYVNGPPPT; via the exons ATGCCTGGAGACCCACCCGACGCGTCGCCTTTAGAGCACATTGGTGATGAGAGGGGTATGGAGGGGTTTGTGGATCGGTCCGATTCTCCTTCACTCCCCCCTCCATATCCCCTGGAACTAATTGGGGAGGAAGAACCTGAGGGATGTGGACA ACTGGAGAGGCGGTGGGTCCTTTGGCAGGAGTTTATGACATCACACGCCCAACTGGACGCCTGGCTACTGGTCGCTGAGCAGGCAGTCGgtgcccctccccccacccatgTTGCCTACGCCACTGCCAGGGAAGAAATCAGAAAGTTTGAG AGGCTGCGATGCGAGGCCAGGTCTCGGCTCGTTCAGTTGGACCGTATGACCCAGAGGAACAGAACGCTGACTCGGCTGTTTCAGGGCGCCATGCAGGCCCGGCTTCTGGGGTCAGTTAGGGATTGTGGGCAACGATGGGACAACGTGAACACCAAACTGGAATCCATCACTGGACGATTGAAG GTCCTTGTCTCAGAGTGGGAGGGATTtgaagcagagagggaggagcttgCTCTCTGGTTGGCTGAGCTTGACGTCCGTCTGACCAAGGTGGATCACCTGACAGGAAACACCTGCGAAAAGTTGAGGCACCTAGAG tccttccagcagagtgtgtgtgagaactcGCGCCGTGTGAACGTCCTGCTGCAGCGCGGCGAGGCCTTGATCCAGAGCAGCGAAGCGACTGATGCTCGGCAGGTGGAGGGtcgcctgctggagctgctgcggaGCTGCAGCCTTGTCTACAGCAAcatcgcacagacacacacgcgacTGCTTAGCATGAgactg gTGTTTGAGGATGACTGGATTCTGTCTCAGGCTACAGACTCTGGTTGTCCTTCAGAGACTCTATTAGAGGAAGAGGGAGCACTTGACATGGCCGACCTCGACCTCCCTGCTTTTCCAAACCGCCCAAAAT TTCgacttcgtcctcctcctcctccgtcccctaGCTCTCCCACCCATGAGCACCTGGGGCTGGAGTGGGACCCCTCCGTCGATATCggacattctgtctcccacgaCGAAGCCGACTCCTTGTATTTCAGTGCCAGCGCGG ctcttTCTCACGACGATGGTGTGAAGAGGTTGAGCTACCTCAGCTTGGTCGACTCTCTTGATGATGGCAATGACATCACCAATCAGGAAGCAGATCTG AGATGGCTTGGCCAAACCCACCCCAGCGTCCCCTCGCCTGTAGCCACCCAGGGGGGCGAAATTCGGCCAAACGGAGAACTGTGGGCGACCTCGACTCCTGACAAACTGGATGGTGAATCAGTTGGCTTTGACGGCAGGCGTGTGAGGGCGTGGCTCGGTGTCCAGGGCCCCGCCCCTCCAGGGAGTACAACTTCCTCTTCAAAAGCAGTTCAGACTGACGTGGAG TGTCACCACAGAGTAGCACCCAACCAGCTGGCTTTTCATGTCAAGAACACACAACTCTTTTCTGGGCCCACTCCTTCGCCATCACATGACCTAAATTCCTCCTCTCATTGGGTGAAGCTCCAATGCGGATCACCGGAACAGAGCGTAAAG GCTGAAGAGGAGCAGCCCTGTTGGGAGGAAGTTGAGCGTCGTCTCTCCAAACAAAG TGTGACCCCCAGCAGCAGGCCTCCCTCTGCcctgccccccccggcccccctctgcctcctcctggcTGCAGCTCTGGCTCTGCTGGCCGGTCTGATCTGGCTCATCGTGGAGCCGGCGTatcactgcagcagcagggcgCCTCGGGGCTTCCACCTGGCTCTAAGGTACGTCAACGGACCCCCGCCTACATGA